The sequence below is a genomic window from Candidatus Aegiribacteria sp..
AGTGGATATACAGGTTGGATTGACATCATCTAAATTGAAAGGTACTTATGGTTAAAGTCGGATACTTCCAGTTCGCTCCAGTGTTCGGCGAAAAAGAAGAAAATCTGAATACGGTTCTTTCCGCTCTCAATGATGTTAATGCCGATTTGATCGTTCTGCCCGAGCTTCCGTTCACCGGATATGGTTTCAGCAGCAGGGAAGAGCTTCTGTCTTTAGCCGAAGATCCTTCTGAAGCCAGTACTGTTTTTAAGCTTGTTAAACTTTGTAGAACTCAAGGTTTTCGTCTGGTAACCGGCTTTGCCGAGAAGGCTGGAGAGAAGTGTTACAACAGCGCATTACTCCTAGGACCTGCAGGGATCGAGGGTCGATACAGAAAGCTGCATCTCTTTGACAGAGAGAAAACATACTTCGATCCCGGGGACCTTCCTCTTGACGTTTTTGATATGGATGGGATTTCAGTTGGCATGATGGTCTGTTTTGACTGGATATTTCCTGAGGTTGCAAGGACTCTTGCTCTCAGAGGCGCTGATATTCTCTGTCACCCGGCAAATCTTGTACTCAGCTATTGCCAGCAGACAATGCTGTCCAGGTGCACGGAGAATCTTGTTTATGCAGTGACCGCCAACCGAACAGGTTCAGAATGTCATTCATCTGGTACACTCGATTTCACAGGGGCAAGTCAGATTGCAGCACCCGGAGGCAGGATTATTCATAGAAGCGGAAAAGAAATACAGGAAGTATTTGTAGTTGAAGTAGATATTCTTCAATCGCGAAATAAATGCATTACGGAGCGTAATGATGTGCTTGCTGACAGAAGGCCTGAATTTTATTATTAGCCCGTTTTCTCAACCTTGAAAATCATTTCGAATACTGTCATAATTGATAATACTGGGAAGTGTTTTCTTGAATCGAAAGGCAGTGTTCTTATGCCCCCTCGCAAATGCAAATTCATCTTCGTTACCGGTGGTGTCGTGTCCTCTCTTGGAAAAGGTATCACTGCTGCTTCAATAGCACTTCTTCTCAGGCAGAGGGGATATCGGGTAACCATGCAGAAGCTGGACCCATACTTGAATGTTGATCCTGGAACGATGTCTCCTTTCCAGCACGGAGAGGTTTACGTTACGGATGATGGTACCGAGACTGATCTTGATCTTGGTCACTACGAGCGATTCGCCGGACTGAAGTGCAATCGGAACAGTAATTACACAGCCGGCATGATATACTCATCGGTAATCGCTCGTGAGCGTGAGGGAGGATATCTTGGAAAGACGGTTCAGGTAATTCCTCATATCACTGACGAGATAAAAAAAGCAGTACTTTCTCAGGCAGAAGATGATTATGACATTGCAATTACCGAGGTTGGCGGTACTGCCGGAGACATAGAGGGGCTTCCGTTTCTTGAAGCTCTGAGGGAACTGGGTCAGGACCTTGGCTCGGAGAATGTGCTGTATATTCATCTTACTCTCATTCCTTACCTGTCCGCTTCCGGAGAACTCAAAACGAAACCTTCCCAGCAATCGGCCAGCATCCTCAGGAATATCGGTATCATTCCGGATATTCTTATCTGCAGAACAGAAAGAACGTTGAATGAGGAGCACTTCATGAAACTGTCAATGTTCTGCAACGTACCACGGAGAGCAGTTATCGAGGAGAGGGATGTAGAAAACTCTATCTATGAAGTGCCTGTTGAACTTGCTGCACAGAAGCTTGACGAATTGATACTTGAAAAACTGGGGCTTCCAGCGAACGAACTCGACCTGGAACAATGGAAATCCATGCTGCACAGGGCAATTCATCCTTCAGGAAAAACTGTCAGTATCGGTGTTGTCGGTAAGTATATGGGCTTGCAGGACTCGTATAAAAGCATATATGAAGCTTTAAGGCATGGAGGGATCTCCAATGATGTTCTCCTTGATGTCACAGGCATTGAAGCAGAGGATCTAGAAGGTGGAGATACAGAACTTCTCCAGGGTCTTGATGGTATACTTGTCCCTGGCGGATTCGGATACAGGGGAATCGAAGGGAAACTGGAGGCCATTGAATTTGCTCGGAAAAACGATATCCCTTTTCTCGGGATCTGTCTTGGAATGCAGTGTGCCGTAATAGAGACCGCTCGCAATCTTGCCGGAATGCCGGAAGCGAACAGTTCTGAATTCTCACCTGTCTGTCCTGATCCTGTAATTCATCTTATGGAAGAACAGAAAACAGTCACAAATAAAGGTGGAACAATGCGTCTGGGTCTGTATCCGTGCATACTTCTTGATGGATCAAAAGCAATTGAGACTTATGGACAGAAAAACATCTCAGAAAGACACAGACATCGCTTCGAATTTAACAATGAGTATAGAGAGGTGCTGGAAGCAAGCGGTCTTGTCTACTCAGGTATTTCTCCCGATGGAACTCTTATTGAGATAATCGAGAGATCTGATCATCCATGGTTCGTAGCCTGCCAGTTCCATCCTGAATTCACTTCTACTCCTCTCAAGTCAAATCCTTTATTCGATGCATTTATAGATGCTGCAAGGAGGAAAGCGAGTGTCTGAGATCAGAGAACATTGTGGATTGTGCGGTATAGCCGGTCATCGCAAGGAACCTGTCTCTCTTGTAGCCGAAGGGCTGCTTGCGATGCAGCACCGAGGTCAGGAAGCTGCCGGGATTCTGTGCGCCTATGAACAGGGAATGAAACTTCATAAAAGAAATGGTACTGTTTCTGAAGCTATGTCCGATTTACCGGCCTATTGGAGCAATCTGGGAATCCATGCTGTAATTGGGCATGTCAGGTACGGTACTTGCGGTGGAACAGATGTAATCAATGCTCAGCCTCTTCTTGTAAGGATGGCGGGGATTCAGGTCGGCATAGCTCACAATGGTACTATCAGTAACGCATTTTCGCTTAGACAGGAACTCCAGAATCAAGGTGCTATCTTCATGACAAATACTGATACTGAAGTGGTGCTTCATCTGATGTCACGTGAATTAAAGAATACAGGATTCAATGTTAAAAAAGCTCTTGAGATTGCGCTTCGAAGACTTCAAGGAGCCTACTGTTTTCTGATCATGACACCTGAAGGATTATATGCTGTAAGGGATCCTCTGGGCTTCAGACCGCTGAATCTCGGAAGGTTTCAGAATGGCGGATGGATAATCGCAAGTGAGACGATCGCTTTTTCGGTTTGCGGTGCTACGTATGTGAGAGAGATCGAAGCCGGAGAAATTCTGTTCATAGCTAATGGCGTGGATGAATTGGAATCCGAACGTTTTAGCGTAGATAAAGAACTGTTCAGCGTAAGAGATGGACTTGCCCAGTGTATTTTCGAACATGTCTATTTTGCGAGGCCGGGCAGTTACGTTTTTGGAGACAGCGTATACTCTGTAAGGATTGCGATGGGAAGGCAGCTGGCGAAGGAATTTCCTGTTCAATGTGATCTTGTGGCTCCTGTACCTGATAGCGGCATGTTCGCCGCACTCGGCTATGCAAGGGAACTTAATCTACCATTCGACATGTGCTTCACAAGAAATCACTACATTGGCAGAACATTCATCAATCCGGGTTCAGCACAAAGGGCAGCCATGGTAATGAGGAAGCTCCAACCTATTCCGGAAGCTGTCAAAGGGAAAAGGTTATGTGTTGTCGAGGACAGTATCGTCAGAGGAACAACCAGCCGTGCAAGAATAAGGGCACTCCGTGAAGCGGGAGCGAAGGAAATCCATATGAGGGTTTGCTGTCCGCCTCACAGGTACGGATGCTACTTCGGAATCGATTTTCCCGAACAGTCAGAACTGATTGCACGGAATTATTCGGTGGACGAAATCGCAAATCAATTGGAACTGGACAGTCTGAAATATCTTTCGAAGGATGGTATGCTCGGATGTGTTACTGCTCATGATGCAGATGATTACTGCACCGCATGCTTTGATGGTGATTATCCCGTAAAACCACCGGTCCGAGACGATAGTAATCAAGAAGGGGATGCACAGTAAGGAGATTTCATGGTTCACGGTGGAGTAGCAATACTTGATTTCGGTTCGCAGTACAATCAGCTCATTGCACGCCGGGTAAGGGAAATGGGTGTTTATTGTGAACTCATTCCCGGAAATGCTCCTTTTTCGAGGGTAATGAAGATGCATCCTGAAGCGCTGATTCTTTCCGGAGGACCTTCGAGTGTTTACGATGATGATTCTCCCCATCCTGACCCGGAACTGTTCAGAACCGCCCTTCCTGTTCTGGGCATCTGCTACGGCATGCAGCTGCTCGCTCTGCATGAGAACGGCAGGGTTGAAGGAGGCCATGACAGAGAGTACGGTCCCGCAAAGCTTTACCCTGAAAAGGGAACAGCTCTTTTCGAAGGTATCGGAGATGGTCTTCAGGCATGGATGAGCCATGGTGACAGGGTTGTTGAGGTCCCGGAAAGATACAGAATTGCTGCTCACACAGATACTCTTCCCATTGCTGCGATGGAGGATACAGAAAGACAAAGATTTGGTGTTCAGTTCCATCCCGAGGTGAATCATACAGAATTTGGAGAACAGCTTCTCGATAATTTCGTATTTCATATTGCGAAACTTAGCAGAAACTGGGATATGAAAACTTTCCGAAAAAGTGCTGTGGAGATGATTCGCCATGAATTGCCGGACGGAGGGAAAGTAATTCTTGGATTGTCCGGTGGAGTTGATTCATCTGTTGTTGCCGCTTTGCTGCACGAAGCCATCCCGGATCGCTTCATTCCAATTTTTGTAGACAACGGTCTTCTTAGAAAAGGAGAGAGAGAATCGGTAGTTAAAACGTTCAGGGATCACTTTGGAATGCCATTGATGGTTATTGATGGAAGAGATGATTTTCTGAGAGCTCTTGAAGGTGTGACAGATCCTGAGAAGAAAAGAAAGATAATCGGCAGGGTGTTCATTGAACTGTTTGAGGAAGCCTCCTCTGAAATAGAGGGAGTGACACATCTTGCGCAGGGTACCCTTTATCCGGATGTAATTGAAAGCATATCGTTCCGAGGACCATCCGCTACAATAAAGAGTCACCACAATGTCGGCGGACTTCCTGAAAGAATGAACCTGAAACTTCTCGAACCCCTGAGAGAACTGTTCAAGGATGAAGTCAGATCACTTGGACGCGAACTCGGGCTTCCTGAACTGATGGTTGCGCGGCACCCGTTCCCGGGTCCCGGACTTGCTGTCAGAATACTCGGTGATGTCAACAGTGAGGATTTGGATATTCTCAAGGAAGCCGACTGGATTTTCATAGATTATCTGCTGAATAATGATCTGTACAATGAGATATGGCAGGCATTCGCCGTACTGCTTCCGGTTAGAACCGTTGGCGTAATGGGTGACCAGCGCACATATGACAGAGTGATTGCCCTTCGCGCGGTCACTTCAACAGACGGTATGACAGCGGACTGGTACAGAATGGCTCCGGAGCATATGGCCCGGATCTCATCAGAAATTGTGAATAGAGTCAGAGGTGTGAGCAGAATAGTTTACGATATATCATCAAAACCCCCCGGCACCATCGAATGGGAATAGGGGTCAAACCTTGTATTTTGACATTATCATTATATTAATTACAAGATATCCCACTTAATTATACCGCTTAGTTCAGCAACACCACACTGACCGTATCCCTGAATTCTCCCGCGACGATCACGCAGTGATAAATCCCGCTATGCAGATCTTCCAGAATGATTTCATGATCGCCTGAAGGAACCTCACCATCAACCGGAGAACTTACCAGCCTTCCATCACAGGCGTAGACTCTAATTCTTACAGTACAGTTTTCAGTAATAGAATATGAAAGCGTGATATTCCCTGAAGCCGGATTATCACTGGTAATTTGTAACTCGTATCCTGTGTATGTTTCCGTCTCTTCGATACCGGTTCCCTGCCATCCAGCGATAACAGCCATCATCCACCAGAGAGCTTCACCTTTCTGAGTGCAGCTTTCAGCTGTAGTATGTCCGTATGAACTACCATAGAATTCGGGATGTTCCGCCGGGATTACATCACTCCCATAGGAATAGGTATGCTGCTCCCATGAGGAGGTTCCCGGATTGTACCACCAGCAGTCAAGATCGGCGAAATCGAATAGAATCTTATTGTTGCTGATGCAGTAATCCCGGATCTGTTCGTTCCTCTGCCAGCGGTTATAGCCGCCTGATCCTTCGGTCTGTGCATTGCCGGTGAAGTAGATAAACGTAACATCCGGATATTCCGACTCCAGCACAGTCATGGAATCGAGATAAGCCTGAACTCCAGCTTCACTGTATGAATTGCACTGACAGCACCAGCACCACATCGAGGTGAGGATGGTTGGATTGTTATCAAGTACATCCCGCGTGAGATTCATGCCGTTATCGTTCTGCCAGTAGAGTTCCGGACCTATGTAAGTGCCTGATTCCTGACCGTTGAAGATACACCAGGCATCTGGTACTGTTGGAAGGTTGCAGTTTGCAATCGCGTAATCGTAGAAAGGGTCCGCGGTTTCTATGAACTGGATTCCGTATGTCAGCTGACCTCCATGGGATGTATGAGCATAGTGAGAGGGTATGTTGTCCTGAACAGCCTCGATCCAGGTCACTGGGATTTGATCAAGATCAGCGCATGTATGATCGATGATGGTTGCTCCGTCCACTGAACCACAAAAGCTGATGATCAAAACCAGTATTCCAAGGATTCCTGTTATTTTCATGTTCACTCCAATCTCTCTTTCACATATGAATATTTTTATTAAACTATCATCTGAATTGCATTTTCGCAACAACACCAATCTTCATAGAATCAAGAATCAAGGAAATGAAATGGACTATTTCATCAGCAAGTTTAAACGTTCAGAATTAATTCATTGAGAATTGAAGACTATTATGGTATTCTACCTTGTTGCAGCTGTTCCGGAGATTGTATCACAAATACTGTCTGGAAGATATTTCGAGA
It includes:
- a CDS encoding acyltransferase — its product is MVKVGYFQFAPVFGEKEENLNTVLSALNDVNADLIVLPELPFTGYGFSSREELLSLAEDPSEASTVFKLVKLCRTQGFRLVTGFAEKAGEKCYNSALLLGPAGIEGRYRKLHLFDREKTYFDPGDLPLDVFDMDGISVGMMVCFDWIFPEVARTLALRGADILCHPANLVLSYCQQTMLSRCTENLVYAVTANRTGSECHSSGTLDFTGASQIAAPGGRIIHRSGKEIQEVFVVEVDILQSRNKCITERNDVLADRRPEFYY
- a CDS encoding CTP synthase, which produces MPPRKCKFIFVTGGVVSSLGKGITAASIALLLRQRGYRVTMQKLDPYLNVDPGTMSPFQHGEVYVTDDGTETDLDLGHYERFAGLKCNRNSNYTAGMIYSSVIAREREGGYLGKTVQVIPHITDEIKKAVLSQAEDDYDIAITEVGGTAGDIEGLPFLEALRELGQDLGSENVLYIHLTLIPYLSASGELKTKPSQQSASILRNIGIIPDILICRTERTLNEEHFMKLSMFCNVPRRAVIEERDVENSIYEVPVELAAQKLDELILEKLGLPANELDLEQWKSMLHRAIHPSGKTVSIGVVGKYMGLQDSYKSIYEALRHGGISNDVLLDVTGIEAEDLEGGDTELLQGLDGILVPGGFGYRGIEGKLEAIEFARKNDIPFLGICLGMQCAVIETARNLAGMPEANSSEFSPVCPDPVIHLMEEQKTVTNKGGTMRLGLYPCILLDGSKAIETYGQKNISERHRHRFEFNNEYREVLEASGLVYSGISPDGTLIEIIERSDHPWFVACQFHPEFTSTPLKSNPLFDAFIDAARRKASV
- the purF gene encoding amidophosphoribosyltransferase; this translates as MLQGGKRVSEIREHCGLCGIAGHRKEPVSLVAEGLLAMQHRGQEAAGILCAYEQGMKLHKRNGTVSEAMSDLPAYWSNLGIHAVIGHVRYGTCGGTDVINAQPLLVRMAGIQVGIAHNGTISNAFSLRQELQNQGAIFMTNTDTEVVLHLMSRELKNTGFNVKKALEIALRRLQGAYCFLIMTPEGLYAVRDPLGFRPLNLGRFQNGGWIIASETIAFSVCGATYVREIEAGEILFIANGVDELESERFSVDKELFSVRDGLAQCIFEHVYFARPGSYVFGDSVYSVRIAMGRQLAKEFPVQCDLVAPVPDSGMFAALGYARELNLPFDMCFTRNHYIGRTFINPGSAQRAAMVMRKLQPIPEAVKGKRLCVVEDSIVRGTTSRARIRALREAGAKEIHMRVCCPPHRYGCYFGIDFPEQSELIARNYSVDEIANQLELDSLKYLSKDGMLGCVTAHDADDYCTACFDGDYPVKPPVRDDSNQEGDAQ
- the guaA gene encoding glutamine-hydrolyzing GMP synthase, with product MVHGGVAILDFGSQYNQLIARRVREMGVYCELIPGNAPFSRVMKMHPEALILSGGPSSVYDDDSPHPDPELFRTALPVLGICYGMQLLALHENGRVEGGHDREYGPAKLYPEKGTALFEGIGDGLQAWMSHGDRVVEVPERYRIAAHTDTLPIAAMEDTERQRFGVQFHPEVNHTEFGEQLLDNFVFHIAKLSRNWDMKTFRKSAVEMIRHELPDGGKVILGLSGGVDSSVVAALLHEAIPDRFIPIFVDNGLLRKGERESVVKTFRDHFGMPLMVIDGRDDFLRALEGVTDPEKKRKIIGRVFIELFEEASSEIEGVTHLAQGTLYPDVIESISFRGPSATIKSHHNVGGLPERMNLKLLEPLRELFKDEVRSLGRELGLPELMVARHPFPGPGLAVRILGDVNSEDLDILKEADWIFIDYLLNNDLYNEIWQAFAVLLPVRTVGVMGDQRTYDRVIALRAVTSTDGMTADWYRMAPEHMARISSEIVNRVRGVSRIVYDISSKPPGTIEWE